The Drosophila biarmipes strain raj3 chromosome 2L, RU_DBia_V1.1, whole genome shotgun sequence genome has a window encoding:
- the LOC108036144 gene encoding uncharacterized protein LOC108036144, which translates to MLNKSPIVLASSLLLLIALPVIRADLMCYVCDDCAQLPKDAPLLACNEDFFNPGGSTEASTVTTTTTTTEASTTAKEETTAAPVETTTAITSVETEPPTTESTTTSVETTVTSDATTESTQSTEAPIPTPPTVGPVQTTTGVPTPPAEDLAALSVALNTTRLVPVAAQTTTPIPSLAIRQRRAVVDTGVTYHCYSVQVSVNGTMTTDRGCSRVTTMEGVCEQLKIQNNNTELANCDPCSMNACNGGSALQNSALASLLLALVAFALQRN; encoded by the exons ATGCTCAACAAAAGCCCCATCGTTTTGGCCAGCTCTTTGCTGTTGCTAATCGCCCTGCcag TAATTCGCGCCGATCTCATGTGCTACGTGTGCGACGACTGTGCCCAGCTGCCGAAGGATGCACCCCTGCTGGCCTGCAATGAGGACTTCTTCAACCCGGGTGGCAGCACAGAGGCCTCCACGgtgaccaccaccaccacgacCACGGAGGCGAGCACCACCGCCAAGGAGGAGACGACAGCAGCTCCCGTAGAAACGACCACAGCGATCACGAGTGTTGAAACGGAGCCGCCCACCACAGAGTCCACGACGACCAGCGTGGAAACCACTGTGACTAGCGATGCCACCACCGAGAGCACGCAGAGCACCGAGGCCCCGATTCCCACGCCACCCACTGTGGGACCCGTGCAGACCACCACCGGTGTGCCCACGCCACCCGCTGAGGATCTGGCCGCCCTGTCCGTGGCCTTGAACACCACCCGCCTGGTGCCTGTGGCTGCCCAGACCACCACTCCCATTCCCTCCCTGGCCATCAGGCAGCGACGAGCAGTGGTCGACACTGGGGTCACCTACCACTGCTACTCCGTTCAGGTTTCAG TGAACGGCACCATGACCACAGATCGTGGCTGCTCCCGGGTGACCACCATGGAGGGCGTTTGCGAGCAGCTGAAGATCCAGAACAACAACACGGAGCTGGCCAACTGCGATCCCTGCAGCATGAACGCCTGCAACGGAGGCTCTGCGCTGCAGAACTCCGCGCTGGCCTCCCTGCTCCTGGCCCTCGTGGCCTTTGCCCTGCAGCGCAACTAG
- the LOC108036060 gene encoding uncharacterized protein LOC108036060, which translates to MHSLWFLLVLLAVVGSRPGVSALRCYKCEDCDEYTLLSDMEVCEGPLVSGNGQGTPASSSPSPAPAPAPSPAASPAPNPPGNVPAPSENSEEEEDYESEESESATVGIMPAGNGAAAGTGTGNGAAGGAAQEPVREEEEEEDEDEEEDERRRRRSSARQVDLDMPIAFCYTVRLQLNESVITNRGCTTARMSNQTVGCEGIFENWTVGGCQLCQDDGCNQPIGVSKSSRSLEHSGTLVTLTLMAFMTRCLV; encoded by the exons ATGCATTCCCTGTGGTTTCTACTGGTGTTGCTGGCTGTCGTTGGTTCTCGCCCAGGTGTTTCAG CTTTGCGTTGCTACAAATGTGAGGACTGCGATGAGTACACTCTGCTAAGTGACATGGAAGTGTGTGAGGGTCCTCTTGTGAGTGGCAATGGACAGGGCACACCTGCCAGTTCCAGTCCGagtcctgctcctgctcccgctccATCTCCTGCTGCCTCGCCTGCTCCCAATCCTCCGGGTAATGTTCCTGCTCCCTCTGAAAacagcgaggaggaggaggactaCGAAAGCGAGGAGTCGGAATCGGCCACCGTGGGTATCATGCCAGCAGGAAACGGTGCAGCCGCGGGAACCGGAACCGGAAATGGAGCTGCCGGAGGAGCTGCCCAGGAACCTGTCagagaggaggaggaggaagaggacgaagatgaggaggaggacgagcgACGCAGGCGGAGATCGAGTGCCCGACAGGTCGACCTCGATATGCCAATCGCCTTCTGCTACACAGTGAGGCTCCAAC TTAACGAATCGGTGATCACGAATAGGGGCTGCACCACCGCCAGGATGAGCAATCAGACAGTTGGGTGCGAGGGAATCTTCGAGAACTGGACCGTGGGAGGATGCCAGCTGTGCCAGGACGACGGATGCAATCAGCCCATTGGAGTATCGAAATCCAGCAGAAGCCTCGAACATTCTGGGACTCTTGTAACACTCACGCTAATGGCATTTATGACCCGTTGCCTGGTCTAA
- the LOC108036051 gene encoding uncharacterized protein LOC108036051 — MSGVLMLLALLALVSNGAAIKCFVCDSSDNPSCSDLGSNSSIVPEECTLDKMRSLDTWLFDLNKFAYFDNGANKSPLMNCQKVVAKDPETRKVVTARFCQLDTGDSDACDILRNKLRIPSAEDQRKKSESKRRKNQHGQDGDEGDEISAAEAFFCDICKTDRCNGAAAITLGLGSVLAMIMIHLGL; from the exons ATGTCGGGTGTTTTAATGCTTCTGGCCTTGTTGGCCCTGGTCTCCAACG GCGCCGCCATCAAGTGCTTCGTCTGCGATTCGAGTGATAATCCCAGTTGCTCGGACCTGGGATCCAATTCCAGCATAGTGCCAGAA GAATGCACATTGGACAAAATGCGATCCCTGGACACCTGGCTCTTTGACCTGAACAAATTCGCGTACTTCGACAATGGCGCCAACAAAAGTCCTcttatgaattgccaaaaggTGGTGGCCAAAGACC CTGAGACTAGAAAAGTCGTGACGGCGCGCTTCTGCCAACTGGACACCGGGGACTCCGATGCCTGCGACATCCTGAGGAACAAGCTGCGCATCCCCAGCGCCGAGGACCAGCGCAAGAAGAGCGAGAGCAAGAGGCGGAAGAACCAGCATGGTCAGGATGGCGACGAGGGCGACGAGATCTCCGCGGCGGAGGCTTTCTTCTGCGACATTTGCAAGACGGACCGCTGCAACGGGGCGGCGGCCATAACGCTGGGATTGGGCTCAGTTCTGGCCATGATTATGATCCACCTGGGATTGTAA
- the LOC108036142 gene encoding uncharacterized protein LOC108036142, whose amino-acid sequence MSTSMFIYAVCLALVANFLTVSAIRCHQCNSHDNEDCVGLVVNTPLAQRDNQYLTDCAPPSGMEAFCRKTVIKFDMNNEHRIERSCGYIPEKIQNACFTADNEGYKQIICTCPEEGCNGAQSLLGARQVGHSLVGSVVSLLVATIFSR is encoded by the exons ATGTCAACCTCCATGTTCATCTACGCCGTGTGCCTGGCTTTGGTGGCCAATTTCCTAACAG TCAGTGCCATTCGGTGTCACCAGTGCAACTCCCACGACAACGAGGACTGCGTCGGTCTGGTGGTGAACACGCCCCTTGCCCAGCGGGACAACCAGTATCTGACGGATTGCGCCCCGCCCAGCGGCATGGAGGCCTTCTGCCGCAAGACGGTGATCAAGTTCGACATGAACAACGAGCACCGCATCGAGCGGAGCTGCGGATACATCCCGGAGAAGATCCAGAACGCCTGCTTCACCGCCGACAACGAGGGCTACAAGCAGATCATCTGCACCTGCCCCGAGGAGGGATGCAACGGAGCCCAGTCCCTGCTCGGAGCCCGCCAGGTGGGCCACAGCCTGGTCGGATCTGTGGTCAGTCTGCTGGTGGCCACCATCTTCAGTCGTTAG
- the LOC108036128 gene encoding uncharacterized protein LOC108036128 isoform X1: protein MQYIYVISALILAIAVQQGYAIKCFVCNSHKDANCALDIPPENLVKDCDEEYSSRGKGVPTYCRKITQIIEFSVNSLPPDSRVIRTCAYHNQTSTNYCYQRAGFGGRQVVCSCDTDNCNGAGAMGASAVGVAAMVGLLLGGRQYLQR, encoded by the exons atgCAGTACATCTATGTGATTAGTGCGCTGATTTTGGCCATCGCCGTGCAGCAAG GTTACGCCATCAAGTGCTTTGTTTGCAACAGCCACAAAGATGCCAACTGTGCGCTGGACATACCGCCCGAAAACCTGGTGAAGGACTGCGACGAGGAGTATTCGTCCCGCGGCAAGGGGGTGCCCACGTACTGCCGCAAGATCACGCAGATCATCGAGTTCTCCGTGAACAGCC TGCCCCCGGACAGCCGTGTGATAAGGACCTGCGCCTATCACAACCAGACCTCCACCAACTACTGCTATCAGCGCGCCGGGTTCGGAGGTCGCCAGGTGGTCTGCTCCTGTGATACGGACAACTGCAACGGAGCCGGGGCGATGGGCGCTtcggcggtgggcgtggccgccaTGGTGGGCCTCCTGCTGGGCGGCCGTCAGTATCTGCAGCGTTAA
- the LOC108036128 gene encoding uncharacterized protein LOC108036128 isoform X2, whose amino-acid sequence MRISLGYAIKCFVCNSHKDANCALDIPPENLVKDCDEEYSSRGKGVPTYCRKITQIIEFSVNSLPPDSRVIRTCAYHNQTSTNYCYQRAGFGGRQVVCSCDTDNCNGAGAMGASAVGVAAMVGLLLGGRQYLQR is encoded by the exons ATGCGTATATCTCTAG GTTACGCCATCAAGTGCTTTGTTTGCAACAGCCACAAAGATGCCAACTGTGCGCTGGACATACCGCCCGAAAACCTGGTGAAGGACTGCGACGAGGAGTATTCGTCCCGCGGCAAGGGGGTGCCCACGTACTGCCGCAAGATCACGCAGATCATCGAGTTCTCCGTGAACAGCC TGCCCCCGGACAGCCGTGTGATAAGGACCTGCGCCTATCACAACCAGACCTCCACCAACTACTGCTATCAGCGCGCCGGGTTCGGAGGTCGCCAGGTGGTCTGCTCCTGTGATACGGACAACTGCAACGGAGCCGGGGCGATGGGCGCTtcggcggtgggcgtggccgccaTGGTGGGCCTCCTGCTGGGCGGCCGTCAGTATCTGCAGCGTTAA
- the LOC108036129 gene encoding guanine nucleotide exchange factor MSS4 homolog, whose protein sequence is MTEEGDFAGQIVDGKNKTNVRCQFCNSLMLKAQEATFSEEEVEIPLMMQMQDKTVDSLSSEPLKDFWLVKDMMTFENIGFSNTVDGRKFLVCADCERGPVGYHDLSTRHCFLALKRVVHKDS, encoded by the exons atgacaGAAGAAGGTGATTTTGCTGGGCAAATAGTGGATGGAAAGAACAAAACGAATGTGCGCTGTCAGTTCTGCAACAGTCTGATGCTCAAGGCCCAGGAGGCCACCTTCAGCGAGGAGGAA GTGGAGATTCCCCTGATGATGCAAATGCAGGACAAGACGGTGgacagtctcagcagcgagcCCTTGAAGGACTTCTGGCTGGTCAAGGACATGATGACGTTCGAGAACATCGGATTCTCCAACACGGTGGACGGCAGGAAGTTCCTGGTTTGCGCGGACTGCGAGCGTGGACCCGTTGGCTATCATGATCTCAGCACCCGCCACTGCTTCCTGGCCCTCAAGAGGGTGGTCCACAAGGACTCCTAG
- the LOC108036101 gene encoding protein mitoshell isoform X1, whose protein sequence is MLYLDVAPGTGMNYYQVPSLTLQSMHQQSTYQQTYLDRNRMVTDVFVQEQSSWSVATPAPSAVFIPGTANCPIVTGNAHGPCHTNPPPPPAVSPHPMTYVSMPGVQYYAASSASMNAYGQGQVYCARASASACCNMGSYYMPQYYPCCTPAPPPKTFCATQTQTQTPVKRCFDVGTQVDIGFELSRSEVKKPEPTPFKDSFAPDESSLSSLESGAGDGLRVQHLLRNSEVLLHEQRLHDITRISLQGSEIAERLAHAHRNRPCFKKIDTLCARLKQDLLRPDGVLPNINSQGIAWAVKDFIFVFTRIVNAWVILKGYVYNTPEGLNKIKDELPLGFMATFDAWQVSTLALVQMIIKSFVSLDELLLKQKNSFLSKENALINVNVNNSSSLRSLIDSNDSSSFGQKHQALTNGQGPTAYSTPRIPNGMVKSFSEVQEPCSALYKPKCALNLNYLYTMIEDSEETQRNVDANGTYLKTGTYQPLQKETMQLESLKPREPFGESQWQRKAAPKALPPPALEVREDPPPEIRKDPVPMPRPEPEPERLRDVRSYTNPFSLIGREVTRQLYEFSEEVLELEHLERFFKKQFTRNYYPDFFEHCQNDFIDVRAIILQCESASYQHVYQAIHDLRRIAFAVRCYLKVPKMYSDESLMHYIDLYERSVNGMLSKPPHLPNQYDHIMGRPGEKLFNYEI, encoded by the exons ATGCTGTATTTAGACGTAGCTCCTGGCACAGGCATGAACTACTACCAAGTGCCCTCTCTGACCTTGCAGTCGATGCACCAGCAATCGACCTACCAGCAAACCTACTTGGATCGCAATCGCATGGTCACCGATGTCTTTGTGCAGGAACAGAGCTCCTGGTCGGTGGCCACGCCCGCTCCCTCTGCTGTGTTTATACCTGGTACTGCCAATTGTCCCATTGTGACGGGAAATGCCCATGGACCCTGCCATACCAACCCTCCACCGCCCCCCGCTGTGAGTCCCCATCCCATGACCTACGTGTCCATGCCGGGTGTGCAGTACTATGCAGCCAGTTCCG CCTCCATGAACGCTTATGGACAGGGTCAGGTGTATTGCGCTCGTGCCTCGGCCAGCGCCTGTTGCAACATGGGCAGTTACTACATGCCGCAGTACTATCCATGCTGCACCCCAGCCCCGCCGCCCAAGACGTTCTGTGCCACCCAAACCCAGACACAGACGCCCGTGAAGCGCTGCTTCGATGTGGGCACCCAGGTGGACATTGGCTTCGAGCTATCGCGCTCCGAGGTGAAGAAGCCGGAACCCACTCCTTTTAAAGATAG CTTTGCTCCCGATGAATCGAGCCTTAGTTCCTTGGAGAGCGGGGCCGGCGATGGTTTGAGGGTCCAGCACCTACTGCGCAACTCGGAGGTGCTGCTGCACGAGCAGCGCCTCCACGATATTACCAGGATCTCACTGCAGGGCAGCGAAATAGCCGAGCGCCTGGCCCACGCCCATCGCAACCGTCCGTGCTTCAAGAAGATCGACACCCTCTGTGCCCGCTTGAAGCAGGACCTCCTGCGTCCGGATGGCGTGCTGCCCAACATAAACTCCCAGGGCATCGCCTGGGCTGTCAAGGATTTCATATTCGTCTTCACTCGCATTGTGAATGCCTGGGTTATTCTGAAAGGCTATGTGTACAACACCCCCGAGGGCTTGAACAAGATTAAGGATGAGCTGCCCTTGGGTTTCATGGCCACCTTTGATGCCTGGCAGGTGTCCACCTTGGCGCTTGTCCAGATGATCATTAAATCCTTCGTGAGTCTGGATGAACTGCTGCTGAAGCAGAAGAACAGCTTTTTGAGCAAAGAAAACGCTCTGATCAACGTGAACGTGAACAACAGTAGCTCCTTGAGGAGCCTAATAGACAGCAACGATAGCAGCAGCTTTGGCCAGAAGCACCAGGCACTGACCAATGGACAGGGCCCCACTGCCTATAGCACTCCCAGGATTCCCAATGGCATGGTGAAATCCTTTTCAGAGGTCCAAGAGCCCTGCTCGGCGCTCTACAAACCCAAGTGTGCCTTGAACCTCAACTATTTGTACACCATGATCGAGGACTCGGAGGAAACGCAACGCAATGTGGATGCTAATGGTACCTACTTGAAAACTGGGACCTACCAGCCACTGCAGAAGGAGACCATGCAACTGGAGTCCTTAAAGCCAAGGGAGCCGTTCGGGGAGTCCCAATGGCAGAGGAAGGCTGCGCCGAAGGCCCTGCCGCCGCCAGCTCTGGAGGTTCGTGAAGATCCGCCTCCGGAGATTCGTAAAGATCCAGTTCCGATGCCTCGTCCagagccggagccggagcgCCTGAGAGATGTGAGGTCCTACACCAATCCCTTTAGCCTGATTGGCAGGGAGGTCACCCGCCAGCTGTACGAGTTCAGCGAGGAAGTTCTGGAGCTTGAGCACCTGGAGCGGTTCTTCAAGAAGCAGTTCACCCGAAACTAT TACCCCGATTTCTTTGAGCATTGCCAAAACGACTTTATAGATGTGCGAGCCATTATACTGCAGTGCGAGAGCGCCTCCTACCAACATGTCTACCAGGCCATCCACGATCTACGCCGCATCGCCTTCGCAGTGCGCTGCTACCTGAAGGTACCGAAG ATGTACTCGGACGAGAGCCTCATGCACTACATTGATCTCTACGAGCGCTCGGTGAATGGCATGCTGTCCAAGCCACCGCATTTGCCCAATCAATACGATCACATAATGGGCCGGCCAGGCGAGAAGCTCTTCAACTACGAAATCTAG
- the LOC108036101 gene encoding protein mitoshell isoform X2 yields the protein MLYLDVAPGTGMNYYQVPSLTLQSMHQQSTYQQTYLDRNRMVTDVFVQEQSSWSVATPAPSAVFIPGTANCPIVTGNAHGPCHTNPPPPPAVSPHPMTYVSMPGVQYYAASSASMNAYGQGQVYCARASASACCNMGSYYMPQYYPCCTPAPPPKTFCATQTQTQTPVKRCFDVGTQVDIGFELSRSEVKKPEPTPFKDSFAPDESSLSSLESGAGDGLRVQHLLRNSEVLLHEQRLHDITRISLQGSEIAERLAHAHRNRPCFKKIDTLCARLKQDLLRPDGVLPNINSQGIAWAVKDFIFVFTRIVNAWVILKGYVYNTPEGLNKIKDELPLGFMATFDAWQVSTLALVQMIIKSFVSLDELLLKQKNSFLSKENALINVNVNNSSSLRSLIDSNDSSSFGQKHQALTNGQGPTAYSTPRIPNGMVKSFSEVQEPCSALYKPKCALNLNYLYTMIEDSEETQRNVDANGTYLKTGTYQPLQKETMQLESLKPREPFGESQWQRKAAPKALPPPALEVREDPPPEIRKDPVPMPRPEPEPERLRDVRSYTNPFSLIGREVTRQLYEFSEEVLELEHLERFFKKQFTRNYYPDFFEHCQNDFIDVRAIILQCESASYQHVYQAIHDLRRIAFAVRCYLKMYSDESLMHYIDLYERSVNGMLSKPPHLPNQYDHIMGRPGEKLFNYEI from the exons ATGCTGTATTTAGACGTAGCTCCTGGCACAGGCATGAACTACTACCAAGTGCCCTCTCTGACCTTGCAGTCGATGCACCAGCAATCGACCTACCAGCAAACCTACTTGGATCGCAATCGCATGGTCACCGATGTCTTTGTGCAGGAACAGAGCTCCTGGTCGGTGGCCACGCCCGCTCCCTCTGCTGTGTTTATACCTGGTACTGCCAATTGTCCCATTGTGACGGGAAATGCCCATGGACCCTGCCATACCAACCCTCCACCGCCCCCCGCTGTGAGTCCCCATCCCATGACCTACGTGTCCATGCCGGGTGTGCAGTACTATGCAGCCAGTTCCG CCTCCATGAACGCTTATGGACAGGGTCAGGTGTATTGCGCTCGTGCCTCGGCCAGCGCCTGTTGCAACATGGGCAGTTACTACATGCCGCAGTACTATCCATGCTGCACCCCAGCCCCGCCGCCCAAGACGTTCTGTGCCACCCAAACCCAGACACAGACGCCCGTGAAGCGCTGCTTCGATGTGGGCACCCAGGTGGACATTGGCTTCGAGCTATCGCGCTCCGAGGTGAAGAAGCCGGAACCCACTCCTTTTAAAGATAG CTTTGCTCCCGATGAATCGAGCCTTAGTTCCTTGGAGAGCGGGGCCGGCGATGGTTTGAGGGTCCAGCACCTACTGCGCAACTCGGAGGTGCTGCTGCACGAGCAGCGCCTCCACGATATTACCAGGATCTCACTGCAGGGCAGCGAAATAGCCGAGCGCCTGGCCCACGCCCATCGCAACCGTCCGTGCTTCAAGAAGATCGACACCCTCTGTGCCCGCTTGAAGCAGGACCTCCTGCGTCCGGATGGCGTGCTGCCCAACATAAACTCCCAGGGCATCGCCTGGGCTGTCAAGGATTTCATATTCGTCTTCACTCGCATTGTGAATGCCTGGGTTATTCTGAAAGGCTATGTGTACAACACCCCCGAGGGCTTGAACAAGATTAAGGATGAGCTGCCCTTGGGTTTCATGGCCACCTTTGATGCCTGGCAGGTGTCCACCTTGGCGCTTGTCCAGATGATCATTAAATCCTTCGTGAGTCTGGATGAACTGCTGCTGAAGCAGAAGAACAGCTTTTTGAGCAAAGAAAACGCTCTGATCAACGTGAACGTGAACAACAGTAGCTCCTTGAGGAGCCTAATAGACAGCAACGATAGCAGCAGCTTTGGCCAGAAGCACCAGGCACTGACCAATGGACAGGGCCCCACTGCCTATAGCACTCCCAGGATTCCCAATGGCATGGTGAAATCCTTTTCAGAGGTCCAAGAGCCCTGCTCGGCGCTCTACAAACCCAAGTGTGCCTTGAACCTCAACTATTTGTACACCATGATCGAGGACTCGGAGGAAACGCAACGCAATGTGGATGCTAATGGTACCTACTTGAAAACTGGGACCTACCAGCCACTGCAGAAGGAGACCATGCAACTGGAGTCCTTAAAGCCAAGGGAGCCGTTCGGGGAGTCCCAATGGCAGAGGAAGGCTGCGCCGAAGGCCCTGCCGCCGCCAGCTCTGGAGGTTCGTGAAGATCCGCCTCCGGAGATTCGTAAAGATCCAGTTCCGATGCCTCGTCCagagccggagccggagcgCCTGAGAGATGTGAGGTCCTACACCAATCCCTTTAGCCTGATTGGCAGGGAGGTCACCCGCCAGCTGTACGAGTTCAGCGAGGAAGTTCTGGAGCTTGAGCACCTGGAGCGGTTCTTCAAGAAGCAGTTCACCCGAAACTAT TACCCCGATTTCTTTGAGCATTGCCAAAACGACTTTATAGATGTGCGAGCCATTATACTGCAGTGCGAGAGCGCCTCCTACCAACATGTCTACCAGGCCATCCACGATCTACGCCGCATCGCCTTCGCAGTGCGCTGCTACCTGAAG ATGTACTCGGACGAGAGCCTCATGCACTACATTGATCTCTACGAGCGCTCGGTGAATGGCATGCTGTCCAAGCCACCGCATTTGCCCAATCAATACGATCACATAATGGGCCGGCCAGGCGAGAAGCTCTTCAACTACGAAATCTAG